In Nocardioides luti, the DNA window TGGTCATCGGCGCAACGTCGTACGACGAGGGCGCCGACGGCGCGACGCCGGAGCTGGTCGCGGCCGCCCTCAAGGAGTGGACGCCGGTCAGCACGTCGCGGCCGACGCCGGCCGCGCTGCTCGAGGTCTACGAGCGGGCCGCGGCGGACGGGGCGACCTCGGTCGTCTCGATCCACCTCTCCGGCGACATGAGCGGGACGTTCGAGTCCGCCCAGGTCGCCGCGCGCGAGGCCTCGATCCCGGTCGTCGCGATCGACAGCCGCCAGGTGGGGGTCGCGACGGGGTACGCCGCGCTGGCCGCCGCCGACGTGCTCGACGCGGGAGGCTCCGCCGAGGAGGCCGCCGACGCCGCCCGGGCGCGGGCGGCAGCGAGCTCGTCGCTGTTCTACGTCGACACGCTGGAGTACCTCCGTCGCGGGGGCCGGATCGGCGCGGCCGCGGCCCTTTTCGGCGGCGCGCTCGCGGTCAAGCCGCTGCTGCAGATCGAGGACGGCCGGGTCGCCACGCTGGAGAAGGTGCGCACCGCGGCCAAGGCGCTGGCGCGGCTCGAGGAGCTGGCCGTGCAGGCGGCCGGCGACCAGCAGGTCGACCTCAGCGTCGCCCACCTCGCCAGCCCCGACCGGGCCGCGCACCTCGTGGAGAGGCTGACCGAGCGGCTGGCCGACAACCTCGACGGCCGGGCGCCGTGGTGCGGCGAGCTCGGCCCGGTGCTCGGCGCGCACGTCGGTCCGGGCATGCTCGCGGTCTGCATCGCGCCGCGCCTCTGACAGGCGCATGATGGAGCCATGCAGCAGCACCGCGAGGACACCGCGCTCGTCATCGGGTCGACGCTGGCGCTGTTCGTCCTGATGCTGGCCGCCACGGCGGCCGTGACCTGGACGGCCGGCTGGCTCGGCGCCGGCGACGACGTGGTCCCCCCGCTCG includes these proteins:
- a CDS encoding DegV family protein is translated as MPSGRPVIVTDSTAMLPAEQAVERGIVVVPLQVVIGATSYDEGADGATPELVAAALKEWTPVSTSRPTPAALLEVYERAAADGATSVVSIHLSGDMSGTFESAQVAAREASIPVVAIDSRQVGVATGYAALAAADVLDAGGSAEEAADAARARAAASSSLFYVDTLEYLRRGGRIGAAAALFGGALAVKPLLQIEDGRVATLEKVRTAAKALARLEELAVQAAGDQQVDLSVAHLASPDRAAHLVERLTERLADNLDGRAPWCGELGPVLGAHVGPGMLAVCIAPRL